The following proteins are encoded in a genomic region of Limosilactobacillus reuteri subsp. reuteri:
- a CDS encoding peptide deformylase translates to MIKPIIKDQQLLAKKATPTTKADLPLATDLSDTLNAHQAECVGMAANMIGVNKNAIIARIGPFNVVMFNPQIVAKSHPYQTTEGCLSLSGTRPTKRYKQITVKFRNQSWQVQTLELADFAAEIIQHEIDHCNGIII, encoded by the coding sequence ATGATTAAACCAATTATTAAAGATCAACAATTACTCGCCAAAAAAGCAACCCCCACAACTAAAGCTGATTTGCCCCTTGCAACCGATCTTAGCGATACGCTTAATGCTCACCAAGCTGAATGTGTTGGAATGGCTGCCAATATGATTGGTGTAAATAAGAATGCAATTATTGCACGAATCGGGCCCTTTAATGTCGTAATGTTTAATCCGCAAATTGTCGCTAAAAGTCACCCTTATCAAACTACAGAAGGATGTCTTTCATTGAGCGGAACTCGTCCTACTAAACGGTATAAGCAAATTACCGTTAAATTTCGCAATCAGAGCTGGCAAGTGCAAACATTAGAACTTGCGGATTTTGCTGCTGAGATTATTCAACATGAAATTGACCATTGTAATGGAATTATAATATAA
- a CDS encoding HD domain-containing protein, with protein MKSKNEWRTDKEYVSIVADLLAQPAVQKLANYTQHHHSTRLQHSIAVSYDSYKIAKKMHLDYRSTARAGLLHDLFYYDWRTTKFNLGTHAFIHPRVALRNAEKLTPLNKKEKDIILKHMFGATLAVPRYPESLIVSLVDDFEAEHEFFGPLRAKMRRKIKKRRMRTTW; from the coding sequence ATGAAATCAAAAAATGAATGGCGCACCGATAAAGAGTATGTTTCAATCGTTGCCGATCTTTTAGCCCAGCCAGCTGTTCAAAAGCTAGCGAACTATACTCAGCATCATCACTCTACCCGCCTGCAACATTCTATTGCGGTTTCGTATGATAGCTACAAAATTGCTAAAAAAATGCATCTTGATTATCGCAGTACTGCGCGGGCAGGCCTCTTGCATGATCTCTTTTATTATGATTGGCGGACGACTAAGTTCAATTTAGGAACCCATGCATTTATTCATCCCCGAGTTGCATTACGCAATGCTGAAAAGCTAACCCCGTTAAATAAAAAAGAAAAGGATATTATCCTTAAGCATATGTTTGGCGCAACGTTGGCAGTGCCACGCTATCCGGAGAGTTTAATTGTATCGCTAGTTGATGATTTCGAAGCAGAGCATGAATTCTTTGGCCCGCTACGTGCAAAGATGCGTCGAAAGATTAAGAAACGTCGGATGCGAACAACTTGGTAG
- a CDS encoding MATE family efflux transporter — protein sequence MLLKQASNREDGSKFCGGFNMDLPMSITKEVRHYVVRNVVATLGMSMYVIIDTLFISIAAGALGLTTLNLVLPLFNVFNGTGLLLGVGGATIFSLNKVMHPERIKSLFSQLMIFAFTFGLILAILLNIFATPVVNFLGADDATRQMAIIYLRIISWSGPLYMANYIAINFIRNDGNPTLTMKATLTETLSVILIDWFFIFGMGLKLEGAALAVLFSPAISLMVLSFHRKFAGRQLQWHWVVPHLRNIWRSARLGVASALNELSTGVSIYFFNHVLLQLANNYAVAAYGVISNIAIVVLAIANGVALGVQPLASREFGKHEYKNVSMTLKNGIIITLFLATISFIILITFKHPIIEVFNTSHSGQLLAYASVGLPIYFTSVFFSALNLLFILFLTAIGSARASFSLSILRGYIILLPAIFILAKVAGINGVWAAVPFTEFVITCIGGIIIYQRLKKLNKE from the coding sequence ATGCTTCTCAAACAGGCGTCCAACAGGGAGGATGGGAGCAAGTTTTGTGGAGGTTTTAATATGGATTTACCAATGTCAATTACGAAGGAAGTACGGCATTATGTTGTTCGTAATGTTGTCGCCACTCTTGGGATGTCAATGTATGTTATTATTGACACCCTTTTTATTTCAATCGCGGCGGGAGCTTTAGGCCTAACTACTCTTAACCTGGTGCTGCCCCTGTTCAACGTTTTTAATGGAACTGGACTATTACTTGGAGTCGGTGGCGCCACAATCTTTTCGTTAAATAAAGTTATGCATCCTGAGAGAATAAAATCATTATTTAGTCAACTGATGATTTTTGCTTTTACTTTCGGTCTTATCCTAGCAATCCTATTAAACATTTTTGCGACTCCAGTAGTTAATTTTCTTGGGGCAGATGATGCCACTCGTCAGATGGCAATCATTTATTTACGAATAATTTCATGGAGTGGACCTCTCTATATGGCTAACTACATTGCCATTAATTTCATTCGTAATGATGGCAATCCCACGTTAACCATGAAGGCCACCTTAACTGAAACATTATCTGTCATCCTCATCGACTGGTTCTTTATCTTTGGAATGGGTCTTAAATTGGAAGGAGCAGCATTGGCAGTGTTATTTTCGCCAGCAATTAGCTTGATGGTTTTAAGTTTTCATCGGAAGTTTGCCGGCCGACAATTACAATGGCACTGGGTTGTCCCTCACCTAAGAAACATTTGGCGCTCAGCACGTTTAGGGGTTGCCTCAGCATTAAACGAATTAAGTACTGGTGTTAGTATCTATTTCTTTAACCATGTTTTATTGCAACTAGCTAATAACTATGCCGTTGCCGCATATGGCGTTATTTCCAACATTGCCATCGTTGTGCTGGCAATTGCTAATGGAGTAGCGCTCGGTGTTCAACCGCTTGCTAGTCGGGAATTTGGTAAACACGAATACAAGAATGTTTCGATGACATTAAAAAATGGAATTATCATTACCCTCTTTCTAGCAACAATCAGCTTTATTATCCTAATCACCTTTAAGCATCCCATTATTGAAGTTTTTAACACTTCTCATTCTGGTCAACTCCTCGCCTATGCTAGTGTTGGCCTCCCGATTTACTTTACAAGTGTATTCTTCAGCGCGTTAAATCTATTGTTCATCCTTTTCTTAACAGCAATTGGATCAGCGCGGGCATCATTCTCTTTATCGATTCTTCGTGGTTATATTATTCTCCTCCCCGCGATCTTTATTCTGGCAAAAGTTGCCGGAATTAACGGGGTCTGGGCAGCAGTTCCTTTTACTGAATTTGTTATTACTTGCATCGGTGGAATTATCATTTACCAGCGACTTAAAAAATTGAATAAAGAGTAA
- the pheS gene encoding phenylalanine--tRNA ligase subunit alpha, giving the protein MGLREKLAELREEGLQDIKQSEDLKRINEIRVKMLGKKGPITSVLRGMRDLSAEERPKVGQFANKVRDELSAAIEEKRAELEQAAMNAKLAAQTIDVTLPGTPVAQGQPHVIQQIIDQVVDLFVSMGYEVAVGDEVEQEVYNFEKLNLPKDHPARDMQDTFYVTPSVLMRTQTSPMQARMLEKHDFSQGPLKMISPGKVYRRDTDDATHSHQFHQIEGMVVGKNITMADLKGTLEAVAQNLFGDKLKVRLRPSYFPFTEPSVEADITCFNCLGKGCAICKQTGWIEVLGAGMVHPNVLKMSGVDPEEYGGFAFGLGPDRFAMLKYGVDDIRNFYQNDVRFLNQFDQKG; this is encoded by the coding sequence ATGGGACTAAGAGAGAAATTAGCCGAACTTCGTGAAGAAGGATTGCAAGATATTAAACAATCAGAGGATTTAAAACGAATTAATGAAATCCGCGTAAAGATGCTGGGAAAGAAAGGGCCTATTACGTCAGTTCTTCGAGGCATGCGTGACCTCAGCGCTGAAGAACGACCAAAAGTAGGGCAATTTGCTAACAAGGTGCGGGATGAATTGTCAGCAGCGATTGAAGAAAAGCGTGCTGAGCTAGAACAGGCCGCTATGAACGCTAAGTTAGCAGCCCAAACAATTGATGTTACTCTTCCTGGAACACCAGTAGCACAAGGACAACCTCATGTTATTCAACAAATCATTGACCAAGTTGTGGACTTGTTTGTATCAATGGGGTATGAAGTAGCAGTTGGGGATGAAGTTGAACAAGAAGTTTATAACTTTGAAAAGCTTAACTTGCCAAAAGATCACCCCGCTCGTGACATGCAAGATACCTTTTATGTTACGCCATCTGTTTTGATGCGGACACAAACGTCACCAATGCAAGCACGGATGCTCGAAAAACACGATTTTAGTCAAGGCCCACTAAAGATGATTTCACCAGGTAAGGTTTACCGGCGTGATACTGATGATGCAACTCACAGTCACCAATTCCACCAAATTGAAGGGATGGTTGTTGGTAAAAATATTACCATGGCTGATTTGAAGGGAACCCTTGAAGCAGTTGCTCAAAACCTTTTTGGTGACAAGTTAAAGGTCCGCTTGCGGCCAAGTTACTTCCCATTTACTGAACCATCAGTTGAAGCAGATATTACTTGTTTCAACTGCCTTGGCAAGGGTTGTGCAATTTGTAAGCAAACTGGTTGGATTGAAGTTCTTGGTGCCGGTATGGTTCACCCAAATGTGCTTAAGATGTCAGGCGTTGATCCAGAAGAATACGGTGGTTTTGCCTTTGGACTTGGACCAGATCGTTTTGCCATGCTGAAGTACGGCGTTGACGATATTCGTAACTTCTACCAAAATGATGTCCGCTTCCTTAACCAATTTGACCAGAAAGGATAA
- a CDS encoding TrmH family RNA methyltransferase, producing the protein MEQLTSIHNQHVKDWKKLQTKKARRQTGTYLLDGWHLVQEASKAGIELLEVVGTAEQLAAHPELEGMANATYEVTEEIMKHITDTVTPQGIAAVVALPDSHRLPAGPLHGAWLFLDRVQDPGNVGTMVRTADAAGFTGVVVGQRSADLFGPKVVRSMQGSQFHLQMFEGDLRKWIDDFKSINAPVYGTQLNPQAKNFRTVDPGDTFALIMGNEGQGMSDDLLSQTTDNLYIPMRGEAESLNVAISAGILMFQLNQNLD; encoded by the coding sequence ATGGAACAATTAACATCAATTCATAATCAGCACGTTAAAGATTGGAAGAAGCTGCAAACCAAAAAAGCGCGACGGCAGACTGGTACTTACCTGTTAGATGGCTGGCACTTAGTTCAAGAGGCATCCAAAGCGGGAATCGAGCTTTTAGAAGTAGTCGGGACAGCTGAACAATTAGCTGCCCATCCAGAGCTTGAAGGAATGGCTAATGCAACCTATGAAGTTACTGAAGAGATCATGAAGCATATTACTGATACGGTAACGCCGCAAGGGATTGCCGCGGTTGTTGCTTTACCAGATTCTCATCGTTTACCAGCAGGGCCATTGCATGGGGCATGGCTTTTCCTCGACCGAGTTCAAGATCCAGGAAACGTGGGGACAATGGTGCGGACAGCAGATGCCGCTGGGTTTACTGGAGTAGTAGTTGGACAACGCTCAGCAGACTTATTTGGTCCTAAAGTTGTTCGTTCAATGCAAGGAAGCCAATTCCACCTTCAAATGTTTGAGGGTGACTTAAGAAAGTGGATTGATGATTTTAAATCAATCAATGCTCCGGTGTATGGAACACAACTGAATCCCCAAGCCAAAAACTTTCGAACTGTTGATCCCGGTGATACTTTTGCCTTAATCATGGGCAATGAAGGGCAGGGGATGAGCGATGACCTTCTTTCACAGACAACTGATAACCTCTATATCCCAATGCGTGGTGAAGCCGAATCGCTTAACGTCGCTATCTCTGCGGGAATCTTAATGTTTCAGCTTAATCAAAATCTAGATTAA
- the pheT gene encoding phenylalanine--tRNA ligase subunit beta, producing MKVSYQWLQEYLDLDVAPQDLAEKIARTSVDINDVYSLSDGLKKIVVGEVVQCENHPDSDHLHVCQVDVGEEEPIQIVCGAPNVQEGKKVIVALHGARIADNQKIKRGKIRGVESNGMLCALQEIGFSDKIAPKDYEDGIYFLPDDAKNGDPVFKYLGMDDTVIDTDVTPNRGDMLSIYGNVNDIAAFYGLKSHFKEVAIKEEGTEKTADLLQAEIADTKIAPTYKLRVIKGVKIAESPLWLQIRLWNSGIRPVNNVVDVTNYILLKYGQPLHSYDYDQLSGKNFGVRHANEGEKFVTLDGDEQTLKANDIVVTVDNQPVALAGTMGGEGTAVSDDTTTVALEAAIFDPVMVRKQARRLDLHSESSMRFERGINPATVETALNEAAEMIKELAGGTITAGIVTGSEAPAVDTPIKLSLAKINHVLGTSLTMEQVTDIFDRLAFAYTVDGDDQLTVIAPARRWDISLAADLYEEIARIYGYDNLPSTLPTMTRNRGGLTPRQRFIRASRHDLEGMGLTQAISYSLTTVEKAKQFQIKPLAEPMKLDFPMSSDHVATRMNIVSGLLNDIAYNVARNVDNVALYEEGRVFLPMGDERPVEQEHLAAAVTGQMVANSWNKKDQPVDFFQLKGIVERYLKNMGIAGKVAYVPTSDRPEMHPGRTADIMVDDQLVGFIGQVHPQTAKEYKIPETYVFELNLELLLTAPKIENEYTPISKYPSITRDIALLVDDEVENATIVEAIKQKGGAYLKDIHLFDVYAGSHLPAGKKSLAYTLTYQDNKGTLTEDQVNAAFDKVTAYLQDKIDAEIR from the coding sequence ATGAAAGTATCATATCAATGGCTTCAAGAATACCTTGATTTAGATGTTGCCCCTCAAGATTTAGCTGAAAAGATTGCTCGTACCTCTGTTGACATTAATGACGTTTACTCACTGAGCGACGGATTAAAAAAGATCGTTGTTGGGGAAGTAGTGCAATGTGAAAATCACCCTGACTCAGACCACCTTCATGTTTGTCAAGTGGACGTTGGCGAAGAAGAACCGATCCAAATTGTTTGTGGTGCTCCTAATGTTCAAGAAGGTAAAAAGGTAATCGTTGCCCTTCACGGTGCGCGAATTGCTGATAACCAAAAGATTAAGCGTGGTAAGATTCGTGGTGTTGAGTCAAACGGAATGCTTTGTGCTCTTCAAGAAATTGGTTTTAGCGACAAGATTGCGCCTAAAGATTACGAAGATGGTATCTACTTCTTACCAGATGATGCTAAAAACGGTGATCCCGTATTTAAGTACTTAGGGATGGACGACACGGTCATCGATACAGATGTAACTCCTAATCGTGGAGATATGCTTAGTATTTATGGAAATGTTAATGACATCGCAGCCTTTTACGGGTTAAAGTCGCATTTTAAAGAAGTCGCAATTAAAGAAGAAGGGACTGAAAAGACAGCGGACCTTCTTCAAGCAGAAATTGCGGATACTAAGATTGCGCCAACTTATAAATTACGGGTAATTAAAGGTGTTAAAATTGCCGAAAGTCCATTATGGCTTCAAATTCGCCTCTGGAACAGTGGTATTCGTCCTGTAAATAATGTCGTGGATGTGACTAACTATATCCTCCTTAAATATGGTCAACCCCTCCACAGCTATGATTATGACCAATTATCTGGTAAAAACTTTGGGGTTCGCCACGCTAATGAAGGTGAAAAGTTTGTTACGTTAGACGGGGATGAACAAACCTTAAAAGCAAATGATATTGTTGTAACTGTCGATAACCAGCCAGTTGCGCTTGCGGGAACGATGGGTGGAGAAGGAACTGCAGTAAGTGATGATACGACAACAGTTGCCCTTGAAGCAGCCATTTTTGATCCAGTAATGGTCCGGAAGCAAGCACGGCGCTTAGATCTTCATAGTGAATCCTCAATGCGGTTTGAACGCGGAATCAATCCAGCAACAGTTGAAACCGCATTGAATGAAGCAGCCGAAATGATTAAGGAGCTTGCGGGGGGAACGATTACAGCAGGAATTGTAACTGGTAGTGAAGCGCCAGCAGTTGATACCCCAATCAAACTATCCCTTGCAAAGATTAATCATGTTCTGGGAACTTCATTAACCATGGAACAAGTTACTGATATTTTTGATCGCTTGGCATTTGCTTACACTGTTGATGGTGATGATCAATTAACAGTAATTGCCCCAGCACGGCGGTGGGATATTAGTCTTGCAGCAGATCTTTATGAAGAAATTGCGCGGATTTACGGTTATGATAACTTGCCATCTACTTTACCAACGATGACGCGTAACCGGGGAGGACTTACTCCACGTCAACGGTTTATTCGGGCAAGTCGTCATGACCTCGAAGGAATGGGCTTAACTCAAGCAATTAGCTATTCTCTCACAACTGTTGAAAAGGCTAAGCAATTCCAAATTAAGCCACTCGCTGAACCAATGAAACTTGACTTCCCAATGAGTTCGGACCATGTAGCTACCCGGATGAATATTGTTAGCGGCTTGCTTAATGATATTGCTTACAACGTGGCGCGGAATGTTGACAATGTAGCACTATATGAAGAAGGCCGGGTCTTCTTGCCAATGGGGGATGAACGTCCAGTAGAACAAGAACACCTTGCAGCTGCGGTTACTGGTCAAATGGTAGCTAATAGTTGGAATAAGAAAGATCAACCGGTTGATTTCTTCCAATTAAAGGGGATCGTTGAACGTTACCTTAAGAATATGGGGATTGCTGGTAAGGTTGCTTATGTTCCAACTAGTGATCGACCAGAAATGCATCCAGGACGAACCGCTGATATTATGGTTGATGACCAATTAGTTGGCTTTATTGGTCAAGTTCACCCACAAACTGCTAAGGAATACAAGATTCCCGAAACATACGTATTTGAATTAAATCTCGAATTATTACTGACTGCACCAAAGATTGAAAATGAATATACACCTATTAGTAAGTATCCTTCAATCACTCGCGATATTGCCCTCTTAGTTGATGATGAGGTTGAAAATGCAACGATTGTCGAGGCTATTAAGCAAAAGGGTGGTGCTTACCTTAAAGATATTCACTTATTTGATGTTTATGCTGGTTCGCACCTTCCTGCCGGTAAGAAGTCATTAGCTTACACCTTAACTTATCAAGATAATAAAGGAACATTGACTGAAGACCAAGTAAACGCGGCCTTTGATAAAGTTACTGCTTACTTGCAAGATAAGATTGATGCAGAAATTCGTTAA
- the yidC gene encoding membrane protein insertase YidC, with protein MKRKRITIAGGLFTLLLLLSGCVRTTKSGRPYGFVYDYMAKPMQHLMEWLASHMGNNYGWAIIVIVVVVRTILLPVMFSQMKKSTIMQEKMSKVQPLIKELTEKQKAAKTPEEQAAVSQQMMALYRDNNISLTGGIGCLPLLIQLPIFAALYAAIRYSPDLYHATFFGIPLGKPSIILAVLSFIAYAAQSYLGLVGVPEAQKKQMKAAIWMSPFMTFFISITSSAGLGLYFFIGGLFAILQTLMVNAYRPRIRRQIEEESKKNPIKMPEAPVINTPSSSTKPTDAIDQLRKGDAKPSDQANRNRQRNAGKQQHHKK; from the coding sequence ATGAAACGAAAACGAATAACGATCGCTGGAGGTCTCTTTACCCTCCTGTTGCTTCTTAGCGGATGTGTACGGACTACTAAGAGCGGTCGACCATACGGGTTTGTCTATGATTATATGGCTAAACCAATGCAGCACTTGATGGAATGGTTAGCCAGCCATATGGGCAATAACTACGGTTGGGCAATTATTGTCATTGTGGTAGTTGTGCGAACAATCCTTTTACCAGTGATGTTCTCACAAATGAAAAAATCAACCATTATGCAAGAAAAGATGTCCAAGGTTCAACCATTGATTAAAGAACTAACAGAAAAACAAAAAGCAGCCAAGACTCCTGAAGAACAGGCTGCCGTTAGTCAACAAATGATGGCTCTTTACCGGGATAACAACATTAGCTTAACTGGCGGTATTGGCTGTCTCCCATTGTTAATTCAGCTGCCAATTTTTGCCGCCTTATATGCTGCTATCCGTTATTCGCCAGACCTTTACCATGCGACTTTCTTTGGGATTCCACTTGGTAAGCCAAGTATTATCTTAGCGGTCTTATCTTTTATTGCCTATGCTGCTCAGAGTTATCTTGGGCTTGTCGGTGTTCCTGAAGCCCAGAAGAAGCAAATGAAGGCTGCTATTTGGATGAGTCCTTTCATGACCTTCTTCATTTCTATCACTTCTTCTGCCGGATTAGGTCTTTACTTCTTCATTGGTGGATTATTTGCCATCTTACAAACCTTGATGGTCAATGCTTACCGTCCGCGGATTCGTCGCCAAATTGAGGAAGAGAGCAAGAAGAATCCAATTAAAATGCCAGAAGCACCAGTAATTAACACCCCTAGTTCTTCAACTAAACCGACTGATGCAATTGACCAATTACGTAAAGGCGATGCCAAGCCAAGCGATCAAGCAAACCGTAATCGTCAACGTAATGCTGGCAAACAGCAACATCATAAAAAATAA
- a CDS encoding winged helix-turn-helix transcriptional regulator: MEQLVAEKALDEDCKLCPKFTRTFMILGKKWNGLIIEVLLKNGNMRFKDIASSIAKCSDRVLCERLKELEDEQIVVRNTYESSSRVDYSLTERGQELRPVMEAVHAWSDKWI; this comes from the coding sequence ATGGAACAATTAGTAGCAGAAAAGGCACTTGATGAAGACTGTAAACTTTGTCCAAAATTTACACGTACGTTTATGATCTTGGGAAAGAAATGGAACGGATTAATCATTGAAGTACTACTTAAAAATGGCAACATGCGATTTAAGGATATTGCCAGTAGCATTGCAAAGTGCAGCGATCGAGTCTTATGTGAACGATTAAAAGAACTCGAAGACGAACAAATTGTTGTTCGGAACACTTACGAAAGTTCTAGTCGGGTAGACTATTCGCTAACTGAACGTGGTCAAGAATTGCGGCCAGTCATGGAAGCTGTTCACGCATGGAGTGACAAGTGGATTTAA
- a CDS encoding acylphosphatase, with protein MINYHLTITGHVQGVGFRWSVYQLAQQAGIEGIVMNKNDGSVYCELQGPIEIVKQLIFKIKTGPTPYARINKVKIIEGSLQNYHHSFQITH; from the coding sequence ATGATTAATTACCATCTTACCATTACTGGGCACGTTCAAGGAGTTGGTTTCCGCTGGAGCGTCTATCAGTTGGCACAGCAGGCTGGAATTGAGGGAATTGTTATGAATAAGAATGATGGGAGTGTTTATTGTGAATTGCAGGGGCCTATCGAGATTGTTAAACAATTAATCTTTAAAATTAAAACTGGGCCCACTCCTTATGCTCGAATTAATAAGGTTAAAATCATCGAGGGAAGCCTGCAAAACTACCATCATTCATTTCAAATCACGCATTAG